A genomic region of Trifolium pratense cultivar HEN17-A07 linkage group LG3, ARS_RC_1.1, whole genome shotgun sequence contains the following coding sequences:
- the LOC123917816 gene encoding beta-amyrin 28-monooxygenase-like encodes MEVINLIVLPTILALFVLFLHFITRIIKLRNLHLPKGTLGWPIIGETYQFFKANIEGKQIRFIQERMKKYDTKVFKTSMFGENIVVFCGPIGNKFLFSNENKNVQVWWPSSVTNLLRFSILNKVGDEAKITRKLLMSFLNPETLRNYLPKMDRIAQHHINTHWKGKDQVVVYPTIQLYTFELACCLFLSIEDPIHVTKFSSHFEEFIKGIIGFSINIPGTRFHKAMKAANEIRKEIKIIMKKRKVDLEDKKTSPTQDLLSHLLVTSDTNGRFLSEMEIIDNILLLLFAGHDTSRSVLSSVMKYLGNLPEVYEQVLKEQLEISQGKEEGELLQWEDVQKMKYSWNVASEVMRLSPPVGGAYRNAIKDVTYTDYNIPSGWKLHWNVHTTHMDPTLFPNPEKFDATRFEGEGPTPYSYVPFGGGPRMCLGQEFARLEILVFMHNIVKCFKWNLVNPDEKFKFDPMLEPEKGLPIQLHPSHYTS; translated from the exons ATGGAGGTCATCAATCTCATAGTTTTACCAACAATTTTAGCACTCTTTGTCCTCTTTTTACATTTCATCACAAGAATTATCAAACTTAGAAATCTTCACCTTCCTAAGGGAACATTAGGATGGCCAATTATTGGAGAAACATATCAATTTTTCAAAGCAAATATTGAGGGAAAGCAAATAAGGTTCATACAAGAAAGAATGAAGAAATATGACACAAAGGTGTTCAAGACATCAATGTTTGGAGAAAATATTGttgtgttttgtggaccaataGGGAACAAGTTCTTGTTTAGTAATGAGAACAAGAATGTTCAAGTATGGTGGCCTAGCTCAGTGACAAATCTTTTAAGGTTTTCTATTCTTAATAAGGTTGGTGATGAAGCAAAGATAACTAGAAAGTTGCTTATGAGCTTTCTTAATCCAGAAACACTCAGAAATTATTTGCCAAAAATGGATAGGATTGCTCAACatcatataaacacacattggAAAG GAAAGGATCAAGTTGTTGTCTATCCCACAATACAGCTATACACATTTGAATTGGCTTGTtgcttatttttaagcatagAAGATCCTATCCATGTAACCAAATTTTCATCACATTTTGAAGAATTTATAAAAGGAATCATTGGCTTCTCCATTAACATTCCTGGAACAAGGTTTCATAAGGCAATGAAAGCTGCAAatgaaataagaaaagaaattaaaataattatgaagAAAAGGAAAGTGGATTTGGAAGACAAAAAGACATCACCCACACAAGACCTTTTATCACATTTACTTGTTACATCTGACACAAATGGAAGGTTTTTGAGTGAAATGGAGATTATTGATAACATACTATTACTTCTTTTTGCTGGCCATGATACTTCTAGATCAGTGTTATCATCTGTCATGAAGTATCTTGGAAATTTGCCTGAAGTTTATGAACAAGTGTTGAAAG AACAACTTGAAATTAGCCAAgggaaagaggaaggggagttATTGCAATGGGAGGAtgttcaaaaaatgaaatactcATGGAATGTTGCATCTGAAGTAATGAGGCTGTCGCCGCCCGTCGGTGGCGCTTACCGAAATGCTATAAAGGATGTCACCTATACTGATTATAACATCCCTAGTGGATGGAAG TTGCATTGGAATGTTCACACAACACACATGGATCCAACACTGTTTCCAAATCCTGAAAAATTTGATGCTACAAGATTTGAAGGAGAAGGGCCAACACCTTATTCATATGTTCCATTTGGAGGAGGACCTCGAATGTGTTTGGGACAAGAATTTGCTCGGTTAGAGATACTTGTGTTTATGCATAATATTGTGAAATGTTTCAAGTGGAATTTAGTTAATCCTGATGAGAAGTTCAAGTTTGATCCTATGCTAGAGCCTGAAAAAGGACTTCCAATTCAACTTCATCCTTCTCATTACACATCATAA
- the LOC123917818 gene encoding protein MET1, chloroplastic-like isoform X2: MLLKCSLLEAFIDVIATSAVFGTEIWPAEEYGRTMYTIRQRVGPLLMRVQKIYGQIKTSGELTENEIIITERTLI, translated from the exons ATGCTTCTGAAGTGTTCACTGTTGGAGGCCTTCATTGATGTTATTGCCACCAG TGCCGTTTTTGGGACCGAAATTTGGCCAGCTGAGGAATATGGAAGAACAATGTACACAATTCGCCAAAGAGTTGGCCCGTTACTCATGAGAGTGCAGAAGATTTATG GACAGATAAAAACAAGTGGCGAGTTAACTGAAAATGAGATCATCATAACTGAGAGAACACTGATTTAG
- the LOC123917818 gene encoding protein MET1, chloroplastic-like isoform X1, giving the protein MLLKCSLLEAFIDVIATRHDRIKMSNIYSAVFGTEIWPAEEYGRTMYTIRQRVGPLLMRVQKIYGQIKTSGELTENEIIITERTLI; this is encoded by the exons ATGCTTCTGAAGTGTTCACTGTTGGAGGCCTTCATTGATGTTATTGCCACCAG ACATGACCGAATCAAAATGTCGAACATCTACAGTGCCGTTTTTGGGACCGAAATTTGGCCAGCTGAGGAATATGGAAGAACAATGTACACAATTCGCCAAAGAGTTGGCCCGTTACTCATGAGAGTGCAGAAGATTTATG GACAGATAAAAACAAGTGGCGAGTTAACTGAAAATGAGATCATCATAACTGAGAGAACACTGATTTAG